The following are from one region of the Aspergillus luchuensis IFO 4308 DNA, chromosome 4, nearly complete sequence genome:
- a CDS encoding putative choline transport protein Ctr (COG:E;~EggNog:ENOG410PG14;~InterPro:IPR002293;~PFAM:PF00324,PF13520;~TransMembrane:12 (i45-64o76-98i126-149o169-189i201-223o243-266i278-300o329-352i383-401o407-432i444-468o480-499i);~go_component: GO:0016020 - membrane [Evidence IEA];~go_function: GO:0022857 - transmembrane transporter activity [Evidence IEA];~go_process: GO:0055085 - transmembrane transport [Evidence IEA]): MSGLDIEKKLSVNQASTGENASGSDDADALKLAEMGYTQDLQRNFSLLSLVGIAFCMSNSWFGISASLITGISSGGTVLIVYGLLWITFISTCVAASLSELASSMPNAGGQYFWANELAPRKYARFFSYLTGWFGYAGAIFASASVALSLGSGVVGMWQLGHPSFEPKAWHTVVAYELINFFCYLFNCWGKTLPAVAKATLYISLLSFLVILVVVPACANPHASGSYVFGHFVNSTGWKSDGIAFIVGLINPNWIFACLDSATHLAEEVPQPEKNIPVAIMATVGIGFVTSWTYCIAMFFSLNDLDALLNTATGVPILELYYQALRNRAGAIVLETLLVVTGMGCLIACHTWQSRLAWAFARDRGMPGHQVLSKVNMTLDVPLHAHNASAFIVAVLGLLYLGSSTAFNSMVTACISLLYMSYSIPVICLLYVGRDNIKHGPFWLGKWGMAANYVTLAWTLFCLVMYSFPSTMPVTTGNMNYVSAVYGVVVFIVLADWFARGRKSFRGSQSCVEGESAE, translated from the exons ATGAGTGGTCTCGATATAGAAAAGAAGTTGAGCGTTAACCAGGCCTCGACCGGCGAGAATGCGTCTGGATCTGACGATGCAGATGCGCTCAAGCTGGCTGAGATGGGTTACACGCAGGACCTGCAGCGCAATTTCTCCCTGCTCTCACTGGTCGGCATTGCGTTCTGTATGTCAAACTCTTGGTTCGGTATCTCCGCTTCCTTGATCACCGGTATCAGCTCTGGAGGTACTGTTCTCATCGTTTACGGCTTGCTCTGGATCACCTTCATCTCGACTTGTGTCGCTGCCTCCCTCTCGGAATTGGCTAGCTCCATGCCCAATGCCGGTGGGCAATATTTCTGGGCGAACGAGCTTGCTCCGAGGAAATATGCCCGGTTCTTCTCTTATCTTACCGGCTGGTTTGGATATGCTGGTGCCATTTTCGCGAGTGCCAGTGTTGCGCTCAGTCTTGGATCCGGTGTTGTGGGAATGTGGCAACTTGGCCATCCGTCATT TGAACCCAAAGCCTGGCATACAGTAGTGGCATACGAGCTCATCAACTTCTTCTGCTACCTCTTCAACTGCTGGGGCAAAACCCTGCCTGCTGTGGCAAAAGCAACGCTGTACATCTcgttgctttctttcctggtCATCCTTGTCGTTGTTCCGGCTTGCGCCAACCCGCATGCCAGCGGATCCTATGTTTTTGGGCATTTCGTCAACTCCACTGGTTGGAAATCAGATGGAATCGCTTTCATTGTCGGGTTGATTAACCCGAACTGGATTTTTGCCTGCTTGGATTCGGCCACTCATCTTGCCGAAGAGGTGCCGCAGCCTGAGAAGAATATTCCCGTTGCGATCATGGCCACCGTCGGCATCGGTTTCGTTACCTCCTGGACCTACTGTATCGCGATGTTCTTCAGTCTCAACGACCTTGATGCACTTTTGAATACCGCCACAGGAGTGCCAATTTTGGAACTGTACTACCAAGCTCTGAGGAACAGGGCAGGTGCAATTGTTCTGGAAACTCTCTTAGTGGTGACGGGTATGGGTTGCCTGATTGCCTGCCACACTTGGCAGTCACGTCTTGCCTGGGCCTTCGCTCGTGATCGCGGTATGCCTGGACACCAAGTGCTCTCCAAGGTCAACATGACTTTGGATGTCCCCTTGCACGCCCACAACGCCAGCGCATTTATTGTTGCTGTTCTCGGCTTGCTCTACCTGGGATCCTCTACCGCTTTCAACAGTATGGTCACGGCATGCATCTCGCTTCTGTACATGTCGTACTCTATCCCCGTCATCTGCCTCTTGTATGTTGGTCGTGACAACATCAAGCACGGCCCATTCTGGCTGGGTAAGTGGGGTATGGCTGCGAACTATGTCACCCTGGCATGGACTCTCTTCTGTCTCGTTATGTACTCGTTCCCTTCGACTATGCCAGTCACAACAGGAA ATATGAACTATGTCTCGGCCGTTTACGGTGTCGTTGTCTTCATTGTCCTGGCTGACTGGTTTGCACGAGGAAGGAAGTCGTTCCGAGGCAGTCAGAGTTGCGTGGAAGGAGAAAGTGCCGAGTAA
- a CDS encoding BTB/POZ domain-containing protein (InterPro:IPR000210,IPR011333;~go_function: GO:0005515 - protein binding [Evidence IEA]) produces the protein MAEGNNNKQNPDTSDEGLYDFMVPLCPGPYVTIQVGDKGAKYKVSRPLLSRHSSYFRAMFDSCFKEGNEQAVTMHKIRGVVTERSLLMLLQ, from the exons ATGGCCGaaggaaataataataagcaAAACCCGGACACCTCAGATGAGGGTTTATATGATTT CATGGTCCCTTTGTGCCCGGGGCCTTATGTCACTATTCAAGTCGGCGACAAAGGGGCCAAGTACAAAGTATCCCGTCCTCTCCTCAGCAGACATTCCTCCTATTTCAGAGCAATGTTCGATAGCTGTTTCAAAGAGGGCAACGAGCAAGCAGTGACCATGCACAAGATCAGAGGCGTTGTCACTGAGCGTAGCCTCCTCATGCTGCTCCAGTAG